One Lagopus muta isolate bLagMut1 chromosome 10, bLagMut1 primary, whole genome shotgun sequence DNA segment encodes these proteins:
- the PARP6 gene encoding protein mono-ADP-ribosyltransferase PARP6 isoform X5 has product MDLKGQYWTDDDSDGDNESEEFLYGVQGTCAADLYRHPQLDADIEAVKEIYSENAVSVREYGTIDDVDIDLHVNISFLDEEVATAWKVLRTEPIVLRLRFSLSQYLDGPEPSIEVFQPSNKEGFGLGLQLKKILGMFTSQQWKHLSNDFLKTQQEKRHSWFKTSGTIKKFRAGLSIFSPIPKSPSFPVIPDSVLKGKLGAPEVRVNRLMNRSVSCTVKNPKGEVFGYTPSTQVGGHCKNVPTLEYGFLVQIMKYAEQRIPTLNEYCVVCDEQHVFQNGSMLKPAVCTRELCVFSFYTLGVMSGAAEEVATGAEVVDLLVAMCRAALESPRKSIIFEPYPSVVDPNDPKTLAFNPKKKNYERLQKALDSVMSIREMTQGSYLEIKKQMDKLDPLAHPLLQWIISSNRSHIVKLPLSRQLKFMHTSHQFLLLSSPPAKEARFRTAKKLYGSTFAFHGSHIENWHSILRNGLVNASYTKLQLHGAAYGKGIYLSPISSISFGYSGMGKGQHRMPSKDELVQRYNRMNTIPQTRSIQSRFLQSRNLNCIALCEVITSKDLQKHGNIWVCPVSDHVCTRFFFVYEDGQVGDANINTQDPKIQKEIMRVIGTQVYTN; this is encoded by the exons ATG GACCTCAAGGGCCAGTACTGGACGGACGATGACTCCGATGGGGACAATGAGTCCGAGGAGTTCCTCTATGGGGTACAG GGAACCTGTGCCGCCGACCTGTACCGACACCCACAGCTGGACGCCGACATCGAGGCTGTGAAGGAGATCTACAGCGAGAATGCTGTGTCCGTCAG GGAGTATGGGACCATCGACGACGTGGACATCGACCTCCATGTGAACATCAGCTTCCTCGAT GAGGAGGTGGCAACAGCCTGGAAGGTGCTTCGGACTGAGCCCATCGTCCTGCGCCTGCGCTTCTCCCTCTCCCAGTACCTCGATGGCCCCG aACCGTCCATCGAGGTCTTCCAGCCATCCAACAAGGAGGGCTtcgggctggggctgcagctgaagAA gatCCTGGGCATGTTCACATCGCAGCAATGGAAGCATCTCAGCAACGACTTCCTGAAGACCCAGCAGGAGAAGCGGCACAGCTGGTTCAAAACGAGCGGCACCATCAAGAAGTTCCGAGCCGGCCTCAGCATCTTCTCCCCCATCCCCAA GTCTCCCAGCTTCCCTGTCATCCCGGACTCAGTGTTGAAGGGCAAGCTGGGTGCTCCCGAAGTGCGCGTCAACCGCCTGATGAACCGCTCCGTCTCCTGCACGGTGAAGAACCCCAAGGGAGAGGTGTTTGGCTACACCCCCAGCACCCAG GTTGGTGGCCACTGTAAGAACGTCCCCACGCTGGAGTATGGCTTCCTCGTCCAG ATCATGAAGTATGCAGAGCAGCGCATCCCAACGCTCAACGAGTACTGCGTGGTGTGTGACGAGCAGCACGTCTTCCAGAACGGCTCCATGCTCaag CCGGCTGTGTGCACCCGGGAGCTGTGCGTCTTCTCCTTCTACACCCTGGGTGTGATGTCCGGTGCAGCAGAAGAGGTGGCCACAGGCGCTGAG GTGGTGGACCTGCTGGTGGCCATGTGCCGCGCTGCGCTGGAGTCCCCCCGCAAAAGCATCATCTTCGAGCCTTATCCCTCCGTGGTGGACCCCAACGACCCCAAAACACTTGCCTTCAACCCCAAG AAGAAGAACTACGAGCGGCTGCAGAAGGCGCTGGACAGCGTGATGTCCATCCGGGAGATGACCCAG GGCTCCTATCTGGAGATCAAGAAGCAGATGGACAAACTGGACCCGCTGGCACATCCCCTTCTGCAGTG GATCATCTCCAGCAACAGATCCCACATTGTCAAGCTGCCCCTCAGCAGG CAGCTGAAGTTCATGCACACCTCGCACCAGTTCCTCCTGCTGAGCAGCCCCCCAGCCAAGGAGGCCCGGTTCCGCACCGCCAAGAAGCTCTACGGCAGCACTTTTGCTTTCCA TGGCTCTCACATTGAGAACTGGCACTCCATCCTGCGCAACGGGCTGGTCAACGCGTCCTACACCAAGCTGCAG CTGCATGGAGCAGCCTATGGCAAGGGCATCTATCTGAGCCCCATCTCCAGTATTTCCTTTGGATACTCAG ggatggggaaaggGCAGCACCGGATGCCTTCAAAGGACGAGCTGGTGCAGAGGTACAACCGGATGAACACCATCCCCCAG ACCCGCTCCATCCAGTCCCGCTTCCTCCAGAGCCGTAACCTGAACTGCATTGCGCTTTGCGAAG TCATCACCTCCAAGGACCTGCAGAAGCACGGCAACATCTGGGTCTGCCCCGTCTCGGACCACGTCTGCACCCGCTTCTTCTTTGT GTACGAAGACGGCCAAGTGGGAGACGCCAATATCAATACTCAGGACCCCAAAATCCAGAAGGAGATCATGCGTGTGATCGGGACTCAGGTGTACACAAACTGA